The following proteins are encoded in a genomic region of Paenibacillus sp. FSL R7-0273:
- the hydG gene encoding [FeFe] hydrogenase H-cluster radical SAM maturase HydG, whose product MAHLRKDWEPADFIDDAEITASLQEAVRTAGNRSVVQSILDKARACKGLSHREAAVLLEVRDEEILQDIYKSAKVIKEKIYGNRIVLFAPLYISNYCVNNCEYCGYKHSNQDFVRRKLNRDELAAEVRVLQELGHKRLVIEAGEDPVHCDIDYVTDSIKTVYSVKVNNGSIRRVNINIAATTVEDYQKLRDAEIGTYILFQETYHRPTYAALHKNGPKHDYDWHTTAMDRAQLGGIDDVGVGVLYGLYDYKYDTVAMLMHAEHLEERFGVGPHTVSVPRLREAANVSLEMYPYLVKDEEFKQLVAVLRLAVPYAGMILSTREEPSFRDEVIQLGISQVSAGSSTGVGGYMEAKQGTAGASKEKPQFEVGDHRSPEEIIRGLCRDGYVPSYCTACYREGRTGDRFMRLAKSGQIHNVCQPNSLLTFKEYLLDYADAETRALGEEIIRKGLDDIPKEAARKITRERLQRLENGERDLRF is encoded by the coding sequence ATGGCTCATTTGCGCAAGGATTGGGAACCGGCGGACTTCATCGACGACGCGGAGATTACAGCCAGCCTGCAGGAAGCGGTGCGGACGGCCGGGAACAGGAGCGTAGTCCAGTCTATTTTGGATAAAGCAAGAGCCTGCAAGGGGTTAAGCCACCGGGAAGCGGCAGTGCTGCTGGAGGTCAGGGATGAGGAAATTTTGCAGGACATTTACAAGTCAGCGAAGGTCATTAAGGAGAAAATCTACGGCAACCGCATCGTCCTGTTTGCGCCGCTGTATATTAGCAACTACTGTGTCAATAACTGCGAATACTGCGGGTATAAGCACTCCAACCAGGATTTTGTACGCCGGAAGCTGAACAGGGATGAGCTTGCAGCTGAGGTGCGTGTGCTGCAGGAGCTGGGGCATAAGCGTCTGGTCATTGAAGCGGGTGAAGATCCCGTCCATTGTGATATTGATTATGTAACCGATTCCATTAAAACGGTGTATTCCGTCAAGGTCAACAACGGCAGTATCCGCCGGGTTAATATCAATATTGCGGCAACTACAGTCGAGGATTACCAGAAGCTGCGGGATGCGGAGATTGGGACTTATATTCTTTTTCAGGAGACCTATCACAGGCCGACTTATGCTGCGCTGCACAAGAACGGGCCGAAGCATGACTATGACTGGCACACAACAGCGATGGACCGGGCACAGCTCGGCGGTATTGATGATGTTGGTGTAGGCGTATTGTACGGACTGTATGACTACAAATACGATACGGTCGCTATGCTGATGCATGCCGAGCACCTGGAAGAACGGTTCGGCGTAGGGCCGCATACCGTTTCAGTACCGCGTCTGAGGGAAGCAGCCAATGTAAGTCTGGAAATGTATCCTTATCTGGTTAAGGATGAGGAGTTCAAGCAGCTGGTTGCCGTTCTGCGGCTGGCGGTGCCCTATGCGGGCATGATTTTATCTACCAGGGAGGAGCCGTCGTTCCGGGATGAGGTTATCCAGCTCGGAATTTCCCAGGTCAGTGCCGGATCGAGCACCGGGGTCGGCGGATATATGGAGGCGAAGCAGGGTACAGCGGGGGCGTCAAAAGAAAAGCCGCAATTCGAGGTGGGCGACCACCGTTCACCGGAGGAGATTATCCGCGGGCTGTGCAGGGACGGCTATGTTCCCAGCTATTGTACAGCCTGCTACCGGGAGGGGCGGACGGGCGACCGGTTTATGCGGCTGGCCAAATCGGGGCAGATCCATAATGTCTGCCAGCCGAACTCGCTTTTGACCTTTAAGGAATATTTGCTTGATTATGCCGATGCAGAGACACGGGCGCTGGGAGAAGAAATTATCCGCAAGGGGCTTGATGACATTCCGAAGGAAGCAGCACGGAAAATCACCCGTGAACGGCTGCAGCGGCTGGAGAACGGTGAACGGGATCTGCGCTTTTAA
- a CDS encoding sigma-70 family RNA polymerase sigma factor: MEHTMHEIRPADIALLDEEAFFKRLYVEHRKLYAIAYSYMRNEADALEVVQEASCRAWIKRKKLKDGQSFTPWLIRITINCCMDELRRKKRVVPAEKPEEQAAQEMQSNERIDLERAIHRLKPKYRHAIVLKYYQDMTVAQIAEVLKKPEGTVKTWLRDGLKHMRAYLQK; the protein is encoded by the coding sequence ATGGAGCATACCATGCATGAGATCCGTCCGGCGGATATTGCCTTATTAGATGAAGAGGCTTTTTTTAAAAGGCTGTATGTCGAGCACCGCAAATTGTATGCCATTGCCTACAGTTATATGCGGAATGAAGCGGACGCGCTGGAAGTGGTGCAGGAGGCATCGTGCCGTGCATGGATCAAGCGGAAAAAACTAAAGGACGGGCAGTCCTTCACACCCTGGCTGATCCGGATTACCATCAACTGCTGTATGGACGAGCTGAGGCGCAAAAAGCGGGTTGTTCCGGCAGAGAAGCCTGAGGAGCAGGCGGCACAGGAGATGCAGAGCAACGAGCGGATTGACCTGGAACGGGCAATACACCGGCTCAAGCCGAAATACCGGCATGCCATCGTACTTAAGTATTACCAGGACATGACAGTAGCGCAAATCGCAGAGGTGCTGAAGAAGCCCGAGGGCACGGTCAAAACCTGGCTCCGCGACGGACTGAAGCACATGCGTGCCTATCTGCAGAAATAA
- the hydF gene encoding [FeFe] hydrogenase H-cluster maturation GTPase HydF, whose product MSLNESPRASRLHIAVFGRRNAGKSSLINVLARQEVSVVSPVQGTTTDPVYKSMELLPLGPVVLIDTAGLDDEGELGEQRMKKTMEVLYKTDVALLVIDALEGATEYDERIAGLLKSRNIPVIGVINKTDLLVVENADRDTAVQADLYREQFGFRFMPVSAAAQKGINPLRQVLSAAVPAEEDKFRIIGDLLSPGDLVVLVTPIDKAAPKGRLILPQQQTIRDILESDAIAVVTKEHELKLTLESLGRKPRMVVTDSQVFLKAAADTPPDVPLTSFSILFARHKGNLEELVRGARAIDRLRDGDKVLIAEPCTHHTQPDDIGSVKLPRWIRQATGRTLEFHHANGMSFPDNVQDYALIVHCGGCMINRRQMLWRMEQAAAGGVPIVNYGVAIAHVQGILERAISPFPLARLAWEEESAAARTLTAEK is encoded by the coding sequence GTGAGCCTGAACGAATCTCCGCGGGCAAGCCGGCTGCATATTGCCGTATTCGGCAGGCGCAACGCCGGCAAATCCAGCCTCATCAACGTGCTGGCCAGGCAGGAGGTCTCTGTTGTATCGCCGGTCCAAGGCACCACAACCGATCCGGTCTACAAATCGATGGAGCTGCTTCCGCTCGGACCGGTGGTGCTGATTGATACCGCCGGGCTGGACGATGAAGGTGAGCTGGGCGAGCAGCGGATGAAGAAAACGATGGAAGTGCTGTACAAAACCGATGTGGCTCTGCTTGTGATTGACGCACTTGAAGGAGCAACAGAGTATGATGAGCGGATCGCCGGCTTGCTTAAGAGCCGGAATATTCCGGTCATCGGGGTGATAAATAAAACGGATTTGCTTGTGGTTGAAAATGCAGACCGGGATACTGCTGTGCAGGCTGATCTATACCGGGAGCAGTTCGGATTCCGGTTCATGCCTGTATCGGCTGCTGCACAGAAGGGAATAAATCCGCTTAGACAGGTACTGTCTGCAGCCGTGCCTGCTGAGGAGGACAAATTCCGCATCATTGGCGACCTGCTCTCGCCGGGAGATTTGGTTGTCCTGGTTACACCCATTGATAAGGCAGCACCAAAGGGCCGGCTGATCCTGCCCCAGCAGCAGACCATCCGCGACATTCTGGAGAGCGATGCCATAGCTGTTGTTACTAAAGAGCATGAGCTGAAGCTCACACTGGAAAGCCTCGGGCGTAAGCCGCGGATGGTTGTGACCGATTCCCAGGTGTTTCTGAAGGCAGCCGCTGATACGCCGCCCGATGTTCCTCTTACCTCATTCTCGATCCTGTTTGCCCGTCATAAGGGCAATCTGGAGGAGCTGGTCCGGGGCGCCAGGGCCATTGACCGGCTACGGGACGGTGACAAGGTGCTGATTGCCGAGCCGTGCACCCACCATACCCAGCCGGATGACATCGGCAGCGTCAAGCTGCCCCGCTGGATCAGGCAGGCGACCGGCCGGACGCTTGAGTTCCATCATGCGAATGGAATGAGCTTTCCCGACAATGTGCAGGACTATGCACTCATTGTCCATTGCGGCGGCTGTATGATCAACCGCCGGCAGATGCTGTGGCGGATGGAGCAGGCAGCAGCGGGCGGAGTGCCGATTGTCAATTATGGAGTAGCCATTGCCCATGTCCAGGGGATACTGGAACGGGCGATCTCCCCGTTTCCGCTGGCCCGGCTTGCCTGGGAGGAGGAGAGCGCGGCGGCCAGAACACTTACCGCTGAAAAGTGA
- a CDS encoding NADH-dependent [FeFe] hydrogenase, group A6 translates to MISLNTVKIMIDGIETEIVKGTTVLEAARDQGINIPSLCYLQGVNHSSSCRVCVVEVGPRLIASCTLIAEEGMKIQTNTKKVRDARRTSVELLLSDHDRECLSCSRGGNCELQSVSNSLNIRKVTYTGEHSSREKDYSSPAIVRDASKCILCGRCVGACGTVQTVGAIGFAKRGFDTVISTAFGRPLAESTCVNCGQCIMACPVGALTEHESIRDVWDAIADPDQYVVVQTAPAVRVALGEEFGLPVGTRTTGKMVAALRRLGFDKVFDTVFGADLTIMEEGTELLSRLSSGQNLPLMTSCCPGWVKFMEHNFPDMLDNLSTCKSPHEMEGAMVKSYFAGKLGINPQKITVVSIMPCTAKKFEGAREELSNHEMQDVDWVLTTRELAAMIKEAGLDFVNLKDEEFDNPLGVGSGAGTIFGATGGVSEAALRTVFELVSGQTLDSIEYIAVRGMDGIKENTVELPDGRKIRTAVVHGLGNARKLMEAMQRGEKSYDFMEVMACAGGCITGGGQPILNAADSSRLDVKALRAKAIYSEDEAQTVRKSHHNPFIKQLYAEFLGEPNSHLAHELLHTHYTVRTKY, encoded by the coding sequence GTGATCAGCTTGAACACGGTCAAAATCATGATCGACGGGATCGAGACGGAAATCGTCAAAGGCACCACAGTGCTGGAAGCCGCCCGGGATCAAGGTATAAATATCCCTTCCCTTTGTTACCTGCAGGGAGTTAATCATTCCTCCAGCTGCCGTGTCTGTGTGGTCGAGGTCGGCCCGCGGCTTATCGCCTCCTGTACGCTGATCGCCGAGGAAGGCATGAAGATCCAGACGAATACGAAAAAGGTCCGCGATGCCAGGAGAACCTCGGTAGAGCTGCTGCTCTCCGATCATGACCGGGAATGTCTGAGCTGCTCACGGGGCGGCAATTGCGAGCTGCAGAGTGTATCAAATTCGCTTAACATCCGCAAAGTGACATATACCGGTGAGCATTCGAGCAGGGAAAAGGATTATTCGTCTCCGGCAATTGTACGGGATGCCTCCAAATGCATCCTCTGCGGGCGTTGTGTCGGCGCCTGCGGTACTGTGCAGACCGTTGGCGCTATCGGTTTTGCCAAGCGGGGCTTTGACACCGTAATCTCTACAGCCTTCGGCCGTCCGCTGGCAGAGTCAACCTGTGTCAACTGCGGCCAGTGTATTATGGCCTGTCCGGTCGGTGCTTTGACCGAGCATGAGAGTATCCGCGATGTATGGGATGCCATCGCTGACCCGGACCAGTATGTCGTTGTGCAGACGGCCCCGGCTGTCAGGGTAGCCCTTGGCGAAGAGTTCGGCCTGCCGGTCGGTACCCGCACAACCGGCAAGATGGTTGCCGCGCTGCGCCGGCTCGGCTTCGATAAGGTATTTGACACCGTTTTCGGGGCGGATCTGACCATTATGGAGGAGGGCACCGAACTGCTTTCCCGACTGTCTAGCGGACAGAATCTCCCTTTGATGACCTCCTGTTGTCCTGGCTGGGTGAAGTTCATGGAGCATAACTTCCCTGATATGCTGGATAACCTGTCCACCTGCAAGTCGCCGCATGAGATGGAAGGGGCAATGGTTAAATCTTATTTTGCCGGCAAGCTTGGAATAAATCCGCAGAAGATCACCGTTGTATCGATCATGCCCTGTACGGCCAAGAAGTTCGAAGGTGCACGTGAGGAGCTGTCTAATCATGAAATGCAGGATGTGGACTGGGTGCTCACGACCCGTGAGCTGGCTGCGATGATTAAGGAGGCTGGGCTTGACTTTGTAAATCTGAAGGATGAGGAGTTTGATAACCCGCTCGGTGTAGGCTCTGGAGCCGGTACCATCTTCGGGGCGACAGGAGGAGTATCCGAAGCGGCATTGCGTACCGTCTTTGAGCTGGTCTCCGGACAGACGCTCGACTCTATTGAGTACATCGCTGTACGCGGGATGGATGGCATTAAGGAGAATACGGTCGAGCTGCCGGACGGCCGCAAGATTAGGACAGCTGTTGTCCACGGGCTCGGCAATGCCCGCAAGTTAATGGAAGCTATGCAGCGCGGAGAAAAGAGTTATGACTTCATGGAAGTCATGGCCTGCGCCGGCGGCTGTATTACAGGCGGAGGCCAGCCGATTCTAAACGCGGCGGACAGCAGCCGGCTGGATGTCAAAGCGCTGCGCGCCAAAGCGATTTATTCCGAGGATGAAGCCCAGACTGTCCGCAAATCCCATCACAATCCGTTCATCAAGCAGCTGTACGCTGAGTTCCTCGGCGAGCCGAACAGCCATCTGGCCCATGAGCTGCTGCACACGCATTATACGGTGCGGACGAAATACTGA
- a CDS encoding aspartate ammonia-lyase has protein sequence MDTGSGFRLEQDALGTMEVPVSAYYGIHTARALENFAVSGRKVNPQLIKALVTVKKAAALTHLKLSSYPPEIAIAIVQACDEIHAGGLAGQFIVDALQGGAGTSTNMNVNEVLANRAIELLGGSRGDYGRVHPLDHVNRSQSTNDVYPTALRIAAVGLVRRVSEAFALLQEALQGKELEFAGVLKLGRTELMDAVPMTAGLSFGAYAKAIQRDRWRLYKAEERLREINIGGTAIGTGINAPLRYTFYITGQLQELTGYGLARSEYPMDPTQNMDVFVEVSGLLKAAAVNLLKISGDLRLLASGPAGGFGELMLPAVQAGSSIMPGKVNPVMAEMLGTTAMRVIANDSAVTLAAGSGQLELNAFMPLIADALLDSLELLDQAVRLFTERCVTGIRVCADRCGELLEHSTALAAAFVGHIGYERSAEIAMQAREGGKSIRQAMLDSGLLSGEQIDRILHPDQLTMPGVPGRRSE, from the coding sequence GTGGATACAGGCAGCGGATTCCGCCTTGAACAGGATGCGCTTGGAACAATGGAGGTACCGGTGTCTGCCTATTACGGGATCCATACAGCCCGGGCTCTGGAGAATTTTGCGGTGAGCGGCCGGAAGGTTAACCCTCAACTAATCAAAGCACTGGTAACGGTAAAAAAAGCGGCAGCATTAACGCACCTGAAGCTGAGCAGCTATCCGCCTGAGATCGCTATAGCGATTGTGCAGGCTTGTGATGAGATTCACGCAGGGGGACTTGCCGGCCAATTCATAGTGGATGCACTGCAGGGCGGAGCGGGGACATCCACCAATATGAATGTTAATGAAGTATTGGCGAACCGGGCGATTGAGCTGCTGGGCGGGAGTCGCGGTGATTATGGCAGGGTTCACCCGCTTGACCATGTCAACCGCAGCCAGTCCACCAATGATGTGTATCCGACAGCGCTGCGGATTGCCGCGGTCGGTCTGGTCCGCAGGGTAAGTGAAGCTTTCGCTCTTTTACAGGAAGCCTTGCAGGGCAAGGAGCTGGAGTTTGCCGGAGTGCTGAAGCTGGGCCGGACGGAGCTGATGGATGCCGTTCCGATGACTGCGGGACTGAGCTTCGGTGCATATGCCAAAGCGATCCAGCGCGACCGCTGGCGGCTGTACAAGGCTGAGGAAAGGCTCAGGGAGATTAATATAGGCGGAACGGCAATCGGCACCGGGATCAATGCGCCGCTCCGGTATACCTTTTATATCACGGGACAACTGCAGGAGCTGACCGGATACGGGCTGGCCCGCAGCGAATATCCGATGGACCCAACACAGAATATGGATGTGTTCGTGGAGGTATCCGGGCTGCTCAAGGCAGCTGCAGTGAATCTGCTCAAAATCTCAGGCGATCTGCGCCTGCTGGCAAGCGGACCGGCAGGCGGCTTCGGTGAGCTGATGCTGCCGGCGGTGCAAGCCGGATCCTCCATTATGCCCGGCAAAGTCAACCCGGTGATGGCTGAAATGCTGGGTACAACGGCGATGCGGGTGATTGCTAACGATTCAGCGGTTACACTGGCTGCCGGGAGCGGGCAGCTGGAGCTTAATGCTTTCATGCCGCTGATCGCAGATGCGCTGCTGGATTCCCTGGAGCTGCTGGATCAGGCAGTCCGCTTGTTTACCGAGCGCTGTGTAACCGGAATCCGTGTCTGTGCTGATCGCTGCGGGGAACTGCTGGAGCATTCCACTGCACTTGCCGCTGCTTTTGTGGGTCATATCGGCTATGAACGGAGTGCAGAGATTGCCATGCAGGCCAGGGAGGGAGGGAAGTCCATCCGTCAGGCAATGCTGGACAGCGGGTTGCTCTCCGGGGAACAGATTGATCGAATATTACATCCGGATCAGCTCACCATGCCCGGTGTGCCAGGGAGAAGGAGTGAATGA
- the hydF gene encoding [FeFe] hydrogenase H-cluster maturation GTPase HydF produces MQTTPQPGKMHIAVFGRRNSGKSSLINALTGIPYQVVGDQPGTTSEPVFQAYELPKIGSVIIIDTAGIDGDKDTGPFRVQKTREVMDLTDLSLLIFSGEEDDYKLEKEWYRELAKRNIPVIGVIAKVDDHYVDLDQLKSELNIPFVKVSSRRNINFGSLRHAIREYAPAEFERPTILGDLVHPGEVVVMVMPDTIPAPKYRLVASQQQILRDLLDHHVMALSVTEVELPTLLMNLKGMPDLVITDSQVYDSVNEVLPANVPLTTFAILMARFKGDLTTFVKGAEAIATLQPGDKVLLSEACIHHPHNGEIDRELVKRKLQEIAGGGLEITASVGPDFPANLSGYKLVVHCGGCIFNRKQLMNRLTDSGAQGVPITNYGIAFAYFKGILPRVLEIMHVNS; encoded by the coding sequence ATGCAAACCACACCGCAGCCGGGCAAGATGCACATCGCAGTCTTCGGCCGGCGCAACTCCGGGAAGTCCAGTCTGATCAATGCGCTGACCGGCATCCCCTATCAGGTTGTCGGCGATCAGCCGGGTACAACGTCAGAGCCGGTGTTTCAGGCTTATGAGCTGCCCAAAATCGGCTCCGTCATCATTATCGATACGGCAGGCATCGATGGGGATAAGGATACAGGCCCCTTCCGGGTTCAGAAGACCCGCGAGGTTATGGATCTGACCGACCTCAGTCTCCTGATTTTCTCCGGTGAAGAGGATGATTACAAGCTGGAGAAGGAATGGTACCGGGAGCTTGCCAAGCGCAACATTCCGGTGATCGGCGTTATAGCCAAGGTGGATGATCATTATGTGGATCTAGATCAGTTGAAAAGCGAGCTGAACATCCCCTTCGTCAAAGTAAGCTCGCGCAGAAACATCAACTTTGGCAGTCTGCGTCATGCGATCCGTGAATATGCCCCTGCCGAATTTGAACGTCCCACCATTCTTGGTGATCTGGTCCATCCGGGGGAAGTGGTCGTAATGGTCATGCCGGATACGATTCCGGCACCCAAATACAGGCTGGTTGCTTCCCAGCAGCAGATTTTGCGGGATTTGCTCGATCATCATGTGATGGCCCTGTCGGTTACAGAGGTTGAGCTGCCTACGTTGCTAATGAATCTGAAGGGAATGCCGGATCTGGTCATTACCGACTCCCAGGTATATGACAGTGTGAACGAGGTACTGCCTGCCAATGTGCCGCTGACCACCTTCGCGATCCTGATGGCCCGGTTTAAGGGTGATCTCACCACCTTCGTAAAAGGGGCAGAGGCTATTGCAACACTGCAGCCAGGAGATAAGGTACTGCTGTCCGAAGCCTGCATCCATCATCCGCATAACGGTGAAATTGACCGTGAGCTGGTAAAAAGAAAGCTGCAGGAGATTGCCGGCGGCGGTCTTGAGATCACAGCAAGCGTTGGTCCTGATTTCCCGGCAAATCTGTCAGGCTATAAGCTGGTCGTACATTGCGGCGGCTGTATTTTCAACCGCAAGCAGCTGATGAACCGGCTGACGGACTCCGGGGCCCAGGGGGTGCCGATCACGAATTACGGCATTGCCTTTGCTTACTTCAAAGGTATCCTGCCGCGTGTGCTGGAGATTATGCACGTTAATTCATAA